The genomic DNA GAAAAAAGCCGTGGCAAGCGGGCCTTTCTCTGACCAGGTAGTCCAGGAACATTCGATAGACAGGCCGCTGGCGAGCGGTTTCGACTGGCTCGTCGAAGTAGGGTTCAAGCCGGGTGTCACAGATAATGAAGGAAAGACCGGTAAAGAGGCCATCGAGGACAGGCTTGGACGTAAGCTCGCAGGTAACGAGTCCGTACATACCTCGATGCAGTACCTTATCAGCGGAAAGCTGACGAGAGAGCAGGTAGAGAGCATCAGTAAGGAATTGCTCGGAAATGAGCTTATAGAGCGCTTTGAGATAGTCGACGGCCGTTCCTGGGACTCGCGAAAAGGGATCGAGCCTTATGTCCCGCTGGTCAGGGATACGCACAAGCCAAAAGTCGTCGAGATAAACCTTGACGTTAGCGACTCCGAATTGATCGAGATCAGCAAGAAAGGTACTCTTGCGTTAACCCTGGAAGAGATGAAATGCATCAGGGACTATTTTAAAGACCCGGAGATAATTGCCGAAAGAAAGAAACTTGGCCTTGGTGAGCGCCCTACTGACGTAGAGCTCGAGTCTCTGGCACAGACATGGAGCGAACACTGTAAGCATAAGATCTTTAACGCGACCATAGATTACAGGGACGGCAACCGGCAGCTGACAGTGAACAGCCTTTTCAAGTCATATATCAGAAAGTCCACGGAAGAAATATCAAAGAACATAGACTGGCTGGTCTCGGTATTCAAAGATAATGCCGGGGTCATAAAGTTTACCGGGGACAATAACATCGCATTCAAAGTGGAAACTCATAACAGCCCGTCAGCGCTTGACCCGTACGGAGGCGCGATCACGGGCATAGTCGGCGTGGACAGGGATGCCGCAGGCACAGGCCTCGGGTCAAAGGTCATCGCGCACACGGATGTGCTGTGCTTCGCTTCGCCGTACTATAAAGGAAAACTTCCGCCGAGGATATTCCACCCCCGGCGGATTATGGAGGGTGTCGTAAGAGGCATCAAGGACGGAGGTAACAAGAACGGCATACCGACCATCAACGGGGCGATTTTGTTCGACGACAGATATGGAGGAAAGCCGCTCGTATATTGCGGATCGCTAGGCATCATGCCGGCAAAGATAAACGGACAGCCCTCTGAAGTTAAAAACGCCGACCCGGGAGATCTTATAGTCATGATGGGAGGCCGTATCGGAAAGGACGGTATCCATGGCGCCACATTCTCATCGGAGGAATTACATGAAGGCTCGCCTGCAACTGCGGTGCAGATAGGTGATCCCATAACCCAGAAAAAGATGCTTGATCTACTCCTTGAAGCAAGGGACATGGGATTATATAAGTGCATTACGGACAACGGTGCAGGAGGGCTTTCATCCTCTGTAGGCGAGATGGCGCAGTTTTCCGGCGGATGCGAGATCCGCCTTGAGAAAGCCCCTCTCAAATACCACGGGCTTGACCCATGGGAAATACTGTTATCTGAGGCTCAGGAGAGAATGACACTGTCAGTGCCTCCGGAAAAGATAGACGAGCTGATGGAATTATGCAAACGCCGCGGCGTAGAGGCTACGGTGCTAGGCAGATTCACAGGAAGCAAAAAATTCCATGCGCTTTACGGCGACGATACAGTCGCATATCTGGATATGGATTTCCTGCATGACGGACTTCCGGAGATGAAGCTTGAAGCAGTATGGAAAGAGCCGAAATACCCGGAGCCGGAAATATCGGACGAGGGACTCACGATGATCCTTCACGAAATGCTCTCGGACCTGAACGTCGCGAGCAAAGAATGGGTCATCAGGCAGTACGATCATGAAGTGCAGGGAGGCTCTGTCATAAAACCGCTCACGGGCAAGTATAATGACGGCCCCGGCGATGCCGGAGTGATAAGGCCTGTGCTCGGAAGGATGGAAGGCGTAGCCGTATCCAACGGAATAAACCCGTTCTATGGGGACATTGACACTTACCATATGACGGCCAACGCTATCGATGAGGCTATCAGGAACATCATAGCGGTAGGCGGAAGCCTTGACCAGATAGCCCTGCTCGACAACTTCTGCTGGTGCGATCCGGTCTATGATCCTGAAAAGACTCCTGACGGCCATTACAAGCTGGCGCAGCTGGTAAGGGCTAACATGGCACTCTACGATTATTGCGTCGCTTATGGCACGCCCTGTATCTCGGGCAAAGACTCGATGAAGAACGATTATAAGCTTAAGGGCGAGGACGGCAAAGAGTATAAGATATCCATACCTCCGACGGTGCTCTTCTCTGCAGTAGGTGTGATACCGGACGTCAGAAAGTGCGTAACGATGGACGCAAAGGCTCCGGGAGACCATATTTACGTGATAGGCACGACGAAAGACGAGCTGGGAGGCTCAAGGTTCTATGCCAGCCTGGGGTATAAAGGTAATAAGGTGCCTAAAGTGGACGCAAAGACAGCTAAAAAGACCTATCAGGCATTATCGTCCGCGATCCAGGCCGGTCTCGTGGCCTCATGCCATGACTGCTCTGACGGAGGCCTTGGAGTGGCCCTTGCGGAAACTTGCTTCGCAGGAGGATATGGCGCGGACATCGAGCTGGCAAAGGTGCCGGCGGAAAGGATCGGCAAGGACGCACAGGTCCTTTTCTCGGAAAGCGCAAGCAGGTTCGTCGTGACAGTATCACCCGACAAGGCTAAGGAGTTCGAAAGAATGATGGACGGGGTCACATGCGCGCAGATAGGCATGACCAGGAACGATGACCGCTTCCTTGTAAGAGGACTGGCAGGTATTCGCATGATCGACACGATCATCGGAGCATTGAAAGATTCGTGGCAATACCCGCTGAGGTGGTAAACATGGCAAAGGTAAAGTCGCTTGTATTGACAGGATACGGAATTAACTGCGAGATGGAAACCGCATATGCGAACGAGCTCGCAGGCGCGGAGGCCACGATAGCCCACATCAACGACGTCATAGACGGTAAGTATGACCTGGAAGATTTCCACATACTTAACTTCCCCGGAGGGTTCTCGTTCGGAGACGACCTCGGAAGCGGAATCGTTTTCGCGAACAAACTGCTATGTGCGAAGACCCCGAAAGGGCCAATGGTCGATCACATCCTCAAGTTCATAGACGACGGCAAGCTTGTCATCGGCATATGCAACGGTTTCCAGATACTCGTGAAGATGGGGCTGCTGCCGGCTTTTGATAAAAACTACACCACGCAGACAACGACATTATTCTATAACGATAAGGGATTCAGGGACGCGTGGGTCAACCTGAAGGTCAACCAGGATTCCAGATGCATATTCACGAAAGGCATTGAAAGCCTGTATGCGCCTATAAGGCACGGTGAAGGAAAGTTCATCCCTGAAAACGACGCTGCACTAAAGAGGCTCTGGGACGGCGGGCATGTCGTCCTGCAGTATGTTGACCAGTTCAACAGGCCTACGATGGAGTTCCCGATGAACCCCAACGCGTCGGTGGATGCTATAGCGGGCATATGCGATGAGACGGGCCGCATATTCGGGTTGATGCCGCATCCGGAAGCTTTCAATCACATTACGAACCATCCGCATTACACTCGCATACGCGAGGAGCACGCCAGGAAAAATATGCCCCTTCCGGAAGAAGGCGACGGCATAAAGATCTGGAGAAATGCGGTGTCATACGCGGTTCAAAATCTAATATAAAATTTTAAGAAGCTGGATGCTGGCATCCTTTAATGACAGCATCCACGGTATCATTTATAACGCTCAAGCTTGCGGGTTTTTTAATAAATGCAACGGCACCGGCCTCTAAAGCTTTATCCCGGATATCTTCGTCGGCACTGATAAAAATCACCCTTGTCTGGGGCTTCATCTTCAGGATCTCTTCCGTCGCCTCCAGTCCGGTCATTATTGGCAGTCTATGGTCCATGATGATGATATCAGGTTTTTGTTCAGAACTTGAAAACTTTTTTACCGCATCATGGCCATCATAGGCTATGAATATGATCGGTACGCCCATCCTTTTCAGGATAAGCTTATAGATATTGATGAGCTCCTGCTCGTCCTCAACTATCGCAATACCTGCCGCATGGTCTTTTCTATCCATATTCCTCATCAGCCGCCGGAAGAGATATGATAAAGCTCACTCCTTTTTTATGATCCCCGGGCACCCTGTCCCTGATCTCTACAGAGCCTCCGAACCGCTCGACAAGCGTTCTAACTATATACAGGCCAAGCCCTTTACCATGGGCCTTAGTGGTACCTCGCTGGAACCGCCTGAACAGTTTTGGCTTAACATCATCAGGTATACCGTACCCTGTATCTGAGATGGTCACCGTATAGAACAATTTACTGTTGATATATTTTTCACCGGTAACGATATTGATATCGACCTCGTCGCCGGAATATTTTACCGAGTTATCTATTATATTGCAAAAAACTTCCTTAAGTAATGATATTCCCCGCACATACAGGCCTTCATGTGGAGTATAATGTATTGCTACCTTTTTACCCGGGGGATGGGGAGCCTCATCAATGCAGCTAAGGATCATTTTATTGATGTCAACGATCTCAAGCTCTAGTTTTTCGCTGGTGATCCTCTGTATTTTTCTCACATTGTCTATTATTCCGGCACTTCCCTGAATGCTCGCTATGGCATTATCCATTAGCTTTTTCCGCTGTTCATCCGTAAGAGTCTCGTCTTCCCTTAACAGTTCAAGGCTGTTCAGCGTGGTCTGGTTAAGATTATTGATGTCGTGGCCCATTATATCAAGGTAGAGCTCTGCACGATTTCTCTCATCTTCGGCATGGTTCTTTGCATTGACTATCTTTTCCTGGTCGGTCCTTATCTCCTGGGCCATAGCATCCATCGACCTGGCAAGTTCGCCTATCTCATCATTACGTTCAATAGGCAGGTATTTACGATAATCGCCCCGGGGCATTTTAATCGTAGCCCTTGCCATCTTTATTATCGGGTCTACGAAGTATTTCCCTATCAGGTACGCGATAACCGACGATAATAAGATCAGGAATAGAATAAAGATTATAAACGCGTTCGTAGTCTCTGTAATGGGCTGATACGCGATGTCAACCGGTAAAGCTACGACAACCCCCCAACCGTATTTGGATACCGGTGAATATGCCGCTAGACGGATGTCATTCTCTACCGGGTTATACTGCTCAATGACCCCCTCTTCGCCGCGGAGAACGTTTCGGACTCCAGGGACATAGGAGTAGTTTTTCATAGTGTCCATATACCCTTTATTATAATGGACAAAAATATGACCGGTCCTGTTCACAAGGTATGTATATTCCCTGTTCCTCGTCTGTGATTCGAGAACAAATGCCGAATATTCTGTAAGGTCGATAGTCCCGACGATCACGCCAATGGTCTTATCATCCTTTTTTATCGGGACTCCTATGTATATGGTCGGCTTATTAACGATCGGGCTGATCGATGCGTCCGTGACGTATGAACTCCCGGTCTTTAAAGGATTGAGAACATGAGGCTTTTCCGAATAATTTTTCCCGACAAGATCGGAAAACGGATAACTGGCGACGATAGTGCCGTTATCGTCAATAATATATGCGGCATAAAAAGGGCTGGTCTGGCGTATGAATTCGAGGACTTCATTCAGATATGCTATGTCACCATCATCCAGTGCCCTTATTACGGAAGGCCTTACGGATTGGCTTTCGAGATATACTGTAGCGGAACCCACATAGTTGGAAGTGAGAATAGAAATGGCCTTTGCCTGCGCAAGATTAGTATCCCATATATCCTGCCTTATCTGGTCCCTGTAGTAAATACTGCTGATCGTGCCTACGGATATGATAGGCAGTGTCAGCAGTATTAACAATAATATCATTGCCTGGAGTTTAATGGAGATATATCTCATTTAGTCCCAATAAATATGGGAAATCTACGATTATATCTTTAAACGCAAAAAATATTATGAAAAAAGGTAATTACCGTTGAAATTTGGGAAGTAGGCTAAGTTTTTTAAAATAAATAACATTTAAGTTATTTTAGCTACCGATTATTCAGAAAGCCATGATTATCGAATCCAATATATATTATCAAGTTGCTATTTTTGTTCATGAACGATGATATGATAATTGTCAGCACCCCGTACATTCCCGGATACCGTGTCACAAAGACTATCGGGTTCACATGGGGCCTTATCGTCAGAAGCCGCGGCGTCGGAGGGAACATCGTGGCCAGCCTTAGGACGATATTCGGAGGAGAGATACACGAGTACACCGAGCTTTTAAACCAATCAAGAGAGCAAGCCCTTGAGCGCATGAAGGACCATGCAAAAAGCATGGGAGCCAACGCAGTATTAAGCGTCGACTTTGATTCCTCTGAACTTGGGCAGTCGATGACCGAGGTACTGGCCTGCGGGACCGCTGTCGTCGTAGAAAAGGAGACAGGGACCATAGAGCCGGTAAGACTGGCATAGATCATTGATAAGATCTATGAGCCGCGAAAGTATCATGATCCTGCATAGTCATGATGCATGATAGATTTGCGGCTCAGCGGCCAATATTTTAAGCTTAAAATATCTCCATCAGCAGTATCATGGCAGTCAGGAGTATCATTACAATGCTCGTGCTCCATGCAACGATATTGAACAGCCTGCTGTTAACGTATTCTCCCATCAGCTTCTTATTATTGATAAGCACGAGCATGAATATCAGCACGAACGGTAGAAGCATTCCGTTCATGACCTGCGATATCCACATGATAATCAATAACGGCGCGTTAGGGACCAGTATGAGCAAAGCTCCGACCACAAGCAGCAGGGTATAGAGAGTGTAGAAATGCGGGGCATCCTTGAAGCTTTTATCAAGCCCGGAATCCCAGCCTATGCCTTCGCACACGCAATATGCCGTGGATAGCGGCAGGATGGAGGCCGCGAAAACCGAGGCGTTGAAAAGGCCAAAGGCGAACAATGACGCCGCATAATTACCGGCAAGCGGGAATAATGCCAGTGCTGCATCCTTTGCAGTATCCACCCTTATCCCGTTCGAAAAAATTGTAGTGGCGCACGTCAATATTATAAAGAATACCACAATATCGGTCACTAAACACCCTATTATCACATCAAGCCTGGTAAATTTGTAATCTGACAATTTAATGCCCTTGTCGACTATCGACGATTGTATATAGAACTGCATCCACGGGGCGATGGTGGCGCCCACCATACCGACTAACAGTAGTAGATACTCCGGGCTATCGTTTATTGTCGGGACTACAAGATTGGTTGCGACAACACCCCAGTTCGGGCCGGAGAGAAGGCCGGATATGGCATAGGTGATATAGAAACCGCTGGCCATCAGGAAAATTTTTTCAACGACGCTATAGGTCCCCTTTACGACGAGTAACCATACGAGTAACGCGGCGATCGGGACTGATATGTATTTGCTTACCCCGAATATTTCCATGCTCGCCGCCACCCCGGCGAACTCGGCCATCGTATTCCCGAAGTTAGCCAGAACAAGACCCAGTATCAAAAGGATAGTTGCCTTAACGCCGAAGTTCTCGCGTATGAGGTCCGCAAGCCCTTTCCCCGTAACGACACCCATCCTTGCGCACATTTCCTGGGCCACTATCAGAGCTATGGTTATGGGGATGAGCGTCCATAATAGCCCGTAGCCAAAGTGGGCTCCTGCAAGAGTATATGTCGTTATGCCGCCGGCGTCATTATCGACGCTCGCCGTTATGATACCCGGTCCGATCACCGCGAGGAATAAGGCGATGTTCCTCATCTTTAACTTAGATAGCCCGGTGTTAAAGTTATTGAGAATATTCAACTTCATTGCCCCTGCCCCCTAATGCATACGCCTTGATTTAGGGTAATTTTTCGGCAGGTGCTTCTTCACATCCCCGGGAATGATGTAATCCATTACATCGTCGAACGTGATGATGCCGAGCATCACTCCATTCTCGTCCACTACAGGCAGCGCTAAAAAGTCATATTTTGATAGCAGGTTAGCCACCTCATCTGTCGACGACGAAGGCAAGACGCTAAGCACCTCGGTTTCCATTACATCGTCGATGATCTGGTCCGATCCTGCCAGTAAAAGGTCCCTGATAGAAAGGACGCCTATTAAATGCTCTTCGCCATTGAGGACGTATACATAGTAGATCATGTCTATGTCGTGGCACGATTCCCTTATGATGGAGAATACGTCAGATATTTTAGTGCCTGACGGGACGCTTAAGAACAGATTGGTCATTATGCCTCCCGCGGATTTTTCACTATACTCCATCAGTTCCTTGACGTCGCTGGCGTCCTCGGCATCCATTTTTTCAAGGACCTCGGTCGCCCTCTCCTCCGGCATCCTGCTGAGGATATCCGCAGCGTCATCCGGGTTCATGTTCTCGAGCAGGTCTGCTACGTTCTCGCTCTCCATATTGTTGATGACGGTGTCCTGCACGTCAGGCTCTATCTCGCCCAGGGCTTCGGCTGCAGTCTCATCGTCCAGCGACCCCAGTATAAGAAGCCGCTCCTTATTATCAAGCTCTTCGAGAATGTCCGCGATGTCTGCCGGGTGAAGGTCCTGGATATTCTTTCTGGAAATATTCAGGTGTATCTTCCTGAGTTCCGGGTCCAGTGGATCGATATACGACCACGGGATGATCTGGTTAGGAAGCTTTGCGAATAGCTTTTCTGTGATCGACGGAGCCCATAACCTTCTCAGGATGCCTTTAAAGCCGACATCGACCCCTATGACGCTTAAGATACCCTTTACGCGGGCTAACATCACGTCATTCACGCGTACGACCTTAAGCCCGTCAATATCTACGATCTGCTTATCCAGGATGGTCTCCGTCATAAGCATCTCGTTTTCTGATAGCTTGCCGGGTGGAATGACCTCTTTCGCTATGTTCAGATTTATACTACCGTTAAAAGAGCCTACGTTAGACATGGGCATTATGACTTTTTCTCCGAGAATGTTGGTGGCATAGACTATACTGGATACCTCCAGCATGGCCTCTCCCGACCTTATGGCCATATCCTTCAGCCGCCCCAGCAGCACCCCGGTATTATCGAATACTTTAGTGTTTTCGTACTGGCTGAAAAACCGGGGATTCTCGATGCCCTGGACGGATAATTCTCTGTACCATTCTGACCACTGGTTGCCCGTGTCCGTTTTAGTGAAGTTCTTAGGCTCTTTCATTTTTACACCCCTATACAGGAGGCGATTCTTCCTTCACTCTCTCCACAAGGACTATTTCCTGCAGGTCTTCAATGCCCTCTACGGACCTGATCCTGTCATTTATGAACCGGTTAAGTTCCTCGAGGCTTTTTGCCCATACCTTGATCATAAGGTCATATTCGCCCAAAACGCCGTAAACTTCGGATACCTCGGGAAACTCCGCGAGCGCCGTCTTGGCCTCGTCATGTCTCTCCGTATCGGTCTGTATCAGCATTATGGATGTCACGGCATATCCGGTCGCGTCATTGTTCGCCATGATAGTGAACTTGTTTATGGCGCCATGCTCTTTCATGCGCTTGAACCGGTGCTGTATCGTGGCGTCAGGTATGCCGGTGTTACGCGACATTTCCTGATAGCTCATCCTCGAGTTTTCCTTCAGGAGCCTGAGTATGGAATAATCGACCTCGTCGAGATCGAAACTACTACCCATAGTTATCTGATTTTCTCCTTTTCTAGTAGATATTTGGTAAAATACCAATAAAAGTATATAAAACTTATTGAATTACAAAATATTTTTGTAAAAACTGGTTTTAAATTAAGAATATTGAAAAAATTTCAAATAATACTAAATCAGGCAGATAAAATTTTAATACGTAGCCTAATAATAGTTTGCATAAGTCCCGGCAACAGTCGGTTCACACGCAAATTTTTGGGATATTACTAATAAAAAACCCCTAAAAAATGTAAAATATCCTTTTATGCCCTTATTTCGTGCAACAACGCTGTCATCCTGCTTATACGCTCATTGAGGAAATCGTACTCATCCGAATATTCAGGTGCCGTTTTAATAAGGCTCTTCTTATAATCCGATATCCTGCGCTCGACATTCTCCTGCATGAATTTTCTTTCCTTAAGGTCCAATATCATACTTTTTAAATGCCCTGACAATACATCTTCCAGACCGAACTCGGCCTCGAGATACCAGTCCAGTTCCTCGACCATCATATCCCTGCGAAGATCCTGCGGCATCAATGACATCGCTTTGCCGTAGGTCCCGAGGGCTAAAGCAAGGAAATTTCTCAGATCACCGGCATAATCCTCTATAGAGCCATAATGTGAAATCACACCATCGATCACCGGGCTGATGACGCTCACTGCCCTGCTGATATAACCGTCATCCAGCAGCTCGGATGAATACTGGCGGAAGACATCGAGCCTTTTTAAGATCTCTGACACATCCGGATGCTCATGTTCATCGCCTGAAAAGATATTATCAAGCTCCTGGCGTATAGAGCCCGAAAGGTCGCGGACAGACATAAGCCGGGTATTGACTATCGGGAGTATACCTGGCTCGTACCTTACCACGTCCATGATAAGTTCGACGAGATCGTCCTTATTAAATTTCATCAACTCTAATTCCGCGTTATTCAGGTCCCTGAACATAGAAGGCATCTTTACCCATCCATACATCACGGCGGCGATATGTTTACAATACCCAGGATAAGGGCAGCTACACGATGCGGTGATACCCTTATCGGTCAGCTCCGCTTTCACGGTATAATTTTCCGGGGTGGACCCCTCACACTCGGCGATGATCATATTGCCGTATATCAGCGGCCTCTTTATACGACCTTCCTTATAATACGCCTTACCTCTTTCGTAAATTTTTTTATCGAACATTACCTGAAGATCGGATTCCCCTAATGCTTTTAGGTCCGGGACTTTTACGGGGGCGCGGGAAGGTAACATTTCAGGCATGTATTATAGTATATTATAAAATAGATATAAGATTAAGCTGGTAGAAAAGGCCTTTATTTTATTTATTAAAAAAGTGAGTGGGCTTTTATAAGAATAGACCGGAAAGTGACCCATCGATATTCGGGCTGAATCTCTTATATCGCCCCTTATATCGACCTTAAAGTGTTCATTATCTTCTGCTTTGACCCGGTATCGACACGATCTTCCTTACATAGCCCCATCAGAACGTTAGCCGTTGTCCTTTTTAATTTACTGTCACAGCGTTTCAGGCTGGCGATGAGCGGCTCCACTGCGGGCATGCCTATCTTGATAAGAGCTACCCCGGCGACGACTCTCGCTTCCAGCTCCTCATCCTTCAGCATTCCGATCAAAGGCTCGATCGCTCTTTCGTCCCTGATGCTACCGAGTATCCATGCAGCGTTGCCGCGCACGTCCATGTTCGGATCCTTTAGCGCAACAATTAGCGGCTGAACCGCCTGGCGGCCCATATTGATCAAAGACTCGGCAGACCTCTCGCTCATATTATGATCGGCCAGCGATCTGATAAGAGAGGATATTTCCTTATGTTCTAACACATAACATTCGTCTGGCATGAAAGAATTCTTCCCGGGCATTCTAAACTGCCACAAAAAAGGTTTCTAGGAACAGAGTAATTATATTCTTTCTAAAGATTATCCATATATCTAAATAGGCCAATAGTTTTTATATAGATTTTTAGAAAAAATTAAAAAAATTATTTTGCCTTACCGCCCATGCAGTAATACATGCTGTTTAGCTTATATTGAGAGAATATGGGGCATCCCTGGGGACAGATGCATCCTTCGGGATTTATTTTTTTATCACTTTTTCCTCTGCCGCAATACAGAACCTTATCATCGCCGGGATAACTTGGGCAGCTGCTGCAAATGCAAGCATCATAGTTCTCAGGAGTTTCGGGTGGTGTCGTCATATGTTATCATAAAAATATTATCATTAAACTTAAATAAATC from Methanooceanicella nereidis includes the following:
- a CDS encoding Lrp/AsnC family transcriptional regulator produces the protein MGSSFDLDEVDYSILRLLKENSRMSYQEMSRNTGIPDATIQHRFKRMKEHGAINKFTIMANNDATGYAVTSIMLIQTDTERHDEAKTALAEFPEVSEVYGVLGEYDLMIKVWAKSLEELNRFINDRIRSVEGIEDLQEIVLVERVKEESPPV
- a CDS encoding magnesium transporter; protein product: MKEPKNFTKTDTGNQWSEWYRELSVQGIENPRFFSQYENTKVFDNTGVLLGRLKDMAIRSGEAMLEVSSIVYATNILGEKVIMPMSNVGSFNGSINLNIAKEVIPPGKLSENEMLMTETILDKQIVDIDGLKVVRVNDVMLARVKGILSVIGVDVGFKGILRRLWAPSITEKLFAKLPNQIIPWSYIDPLDPELRKIHLNISRKNIQDLHPADIADILEELDNKERLLILGSLDDETAAEALGEIEPDVQDTVINNMESENVADLLENMNPDDAADILSRMPEERATEVLEKMDAEDASDVKELMEYSEKSAGGIMTNLFLSVPSGTKISDVFSIIRESCHDIDMIYYVYVLNGEEHLIGVLSIRDLLLAGSDQIIDDVMETEVLSVLPSSSTDEVANLLSKYDFLALPVVDENGVMLGIITFDDVMDYIIPGDVKKHLPKNYPKSRRMH
- a CDS encoding SWIM zinc finger family protein, with the protein product MPEMLPSRAPVKVPDLKALGESDLQVMFDKKIYERGKAYYKEGRIKRPLIYGNMIIAECEGSTPENYTVKAELTDKGITASCSCPYPGYCKHIAAVMYGWVKMPSMFRDLNNAELELMKFNKDDLVELIMDVVRYEPGILPIVNTRLMSVRDLSGSIRQELDNIFSGDEHEHPDVSEILKRLDVFRQYSSELLDDGYISRAVSVISPVIDGVISHYGSIEDYAGDLRNFLALALGTYGKAMSLMPQDLRRDMMVEELDWYLEAEFGLEDVLSGHLKSMILDLKERKFMQENVERRISDYKKSLIKTAPEYSDEYDFLNERISRMTALLHEIRA
- a CDS encoding phosphoribosylformylglycinamidine synthase subunit PurQ, with the translated sequence MAKVKSLVLTGYGINCEMETAYANELAGAEATIAHINDVIDGKYDLEDFHILNFPGGFSFGDDLGSGIVFANKLLCAKTPKGPMVDHILKFIDDGKLVIGICNGFQILVKMGLLPAFDKNYTTQTTTLFYNDKGFRDAWVNLKVNQDSRCIFTKGIESLYAPIRHGEGKFIPENDAALKRLWDGGHVVLQYVDQFNRPTMEFPMNPNASVDAIAGICDETGRIFGLMPHPEAFNHITNHPHYTRIREEHARKNMPLPEEGDGIKIWRNAVSYAVQNLI
- the purL gene encoding phosphoribosylformylglycinamidine synthase subunit PurL codes for the protein MPFRIEVALKPEFKDALGESIKRSIKDHLNINVGDVKTIKVYTVNAGLTDVEKKAVASGPFSDQVVQEHSIDRPLASGFDWLVEVGFKPGVTDNEGKTGKEAIEDRLGRKLAGNESVHTSMQYLISGKLTREQVESISKELLGNELIERFEIVDGRSWDSRKGIEPYVPLVRDTHKPKVVEINLDVSDSELIEISKKGTLALTLEEMKCIRDYFKDPEIIAERKKLGLGERPTDVELESLAQTWSEHCKHKIFNATIDYRDGNRQLTVNSLFKSYIRKSTEEISKNIDWLVSVFKDNAGVIKFTGDNNIAFKVETHNSPSALDPYGGAITGIVGVDRDAAGTGLGSKVIAHTDVLCFASPYYKGKLPPRIFHPRRIMEGVVRGIKDGGNKNGIPTINGAILFDDRYGGKPLVYCGSLGIMPAKINGQPSEVKNADPGDLIVMMGGRIGKDGIHGATFSSEELHEGSPATAVQIGDPITQKKMLDLLLEARDMGLYKCITDNGAGGLSSSVGEMAQFSGGCEIRLEKAPLKYHGLDPWEILLSEAQERMTLSVPPEKIDELMELCKRRGVEATVLGRFTGSKKFHALYGDDTVAYLDMDFLHDGLPEMKLEAVWKEPKYPEPEISDEGLTMILHEMLSDLNVASKEWVIRQYDHEVQGGSVIKPLTGKYNDGPGDAGVIRPVLGRMEGVAVSNGINPFYGDIDTYHMTANAIDEAIRNIIAVGGSLDQIALLDNFCWCDPVYDPEKTPDGHYKLAQLVRANMALYDYCVAYGTPCISGKDSMKNDYKLKGEDGKEYKISIPPTVLFSAVGVIPDVRKCVTMDAKAPGDHIYVIGTTKDELGGSRFYASLGYKGNKVPKVDAKTAKKTYQALSSAIQAGLVASCHDCSDGGLGVALAETCFAGGYGADIELAKVPAERIGKDAQVLFSESASRFVVTVSPDKAKEFERMMDGVTCAQIGMTRNDDRFLVRGLAGIRMIDTIIGALKDSWQYPLRW
- a CDS encoding sensor histidine kinase: MRYISIKLQAMILLLILLTLPIISVGTISSIYYRDQIRQDIWDTNLAQAKAISILTSNYVGSATVYLESQSVRPSVIRALDDGDIAYLNEVLEFIRQTSPFYAAYIIDDNGTIVASYPFSDLVGKNYSEKPHVLNPLKTGSSYVTDASISPIVNKPTIYIGVPIKKDDKTIGVIVGTIDLTEYSAFVLESQTRNREYTYLVNRTGHIFVHYNKGYMDTMKNYSYVPGVRNVLRGEEGVIEQYNPVENDIRLAAYSPVSKYGWGVVVALPVDIAYQPITETTNAFIIFILFLILLSSVIAYLIGKYFVDPIIKMARATIKMPRGDYRKYLPIERNDEIGELARSMDAMAQEIRTDQEKIVNAKNHAEDERNRAELYLDIMGHDINNLNQTTLNSLELLREDETLTDEQRKKLMDNAIASIQGSAGIIDNVRKIQRITSEKLELEIVDINKMILSCIDEAPHPPGKKVAIHYTPHEGLYVRGISLLKEVFCNIIDNSVKYSGDEVDINIVTGEKYINSKLFYTVTISDTGYGIPDDVKPKLFRRFQRGTTKAHGKGLGLYIVRTLVERFGGSVEIRDRVPGDHKKGVSFIISLPAADEEYG
- a CDS encoding response regulator, which produces MDRKDHAAGIAIVEDEQELINIYKLILKRMGVPIIFIAYDGHDAVKKFSSSEQKPDIIIMDHRLPIMTGLEATEEILKMKPQTRVIFISADEDIRDKALEAGAVAFIKKPASLSVINDTVDAVIKGCQHPAS
- a CDS encoding Nramp family divalent metal transporter, which gives rise to MKLNILNNFNTGLSKLKMRNIALFLAVIGPGIITASVDNDAGGITTYTLAGAHFGYGLLWTLIPITIALIVAQEMCARMGVVTGKGLADLIRENFGVKATILLILGLVLANFGNTMAEFAGVAASMEIFGVSKYISVPIAALLVWLLVVKGTYSVVEKIFLMASGFYITYAISGLLSGPNWGVVATNLVVPTINDSPEYLLLLVGMVGATIAPWMQFYIQSSIVDKGIKLSDYKFTRLDVIIGCLVTDIVVFFIILTCATTIFSNGIRVDTAKDAALALFPLAGNYAASLFAFGLFNASVFAASILPLSTAYCVCEGIGWDSGLDKSFKDAPHFYTLYTLLLVVGALLILVPNAPLLIIMWISQVMNGMLLPFVLIFMLVLINNKKLMGEYVNSRLFNIVAWSTSIVMILLTAMILLMEIF
- a CDS encoding heavy metal-binding domain-containing protein, whose amino-acid sequence is MNDDMIIVSTPYIPGYRVTKTIGFTWGLIVRSRGVGGNIVASLRTIFGGEIHEYTELLNQSREQALERMKDHAKSMGANAVLSVDFDSSELGQSMTEVLACGTAVVVEKETGTIEPVRLA